The Engystomops pustulosus chromosome 7, aEngPut4.maternal, whole genome shotgun sequence DNA window TCCCAACCGCTTCCTACATACATATCTCATGAAGACAATAATCtcagtgttttttttctattttaaaaaatttaccgTGAGCTAAACCATCCTCTTCTAGCTTTGATCTCAGTCTCTAGACCATAGTTTCAAAAGCAGACCAGAATTTGTActcaattttttataattttttttgatcaaataaaGTTTTGCCATCTCTGTTTATCGTTAACAAACATAGAGACAAAGCCCCCTCCCCAGTGAACCCAATACTCCTCAATTAACAGAGAGTCCAGGTAGTTGCAGATTCCTTCATCTGTGAGTCGACAAGACGATTGGCAGggtatgggttttttttaaatggttttggTGGTTCCCCATTTTGAAGTATTTACTGTGTTATTCAACAGTGccagataaataataaatgttaaaaaataacatggtatgaaaaaaaaatacttattaaCTTTTAATACAGCCCTATTAATAACCCCCAATGAGTTCAAAATGCATCTAAGGGtcagcagaggagaggaaactGGAGGTGAGGCAGCACAAAGTCAGGGCACAGCAGCTAACATATCATTGCAAGACGCTGACATAAGTCATGAACAACCAGCTGAGGGACAGGTGAAAATTGGTGAAAACAGTTGAGCAACTTTCCAGCCCTCCCATATTCGACGGAGTGTCCTACATGCCACgacatgtatattgtatatactgtgtaactcCACAATTATGTGTTTGAGCAATGTGAGTAACTTACTGAATAATATTTTTAGACAGTTTCATTCGTTTTTTGACACTCGCCGTAATATTATTCTTAACGTCTTTATTTCTGATGCTATAGATGATCGGATTCAACATTGGAGTGACCACAGTATAGAGGACAGATACAATCTTGTCTTTTTCAACAGAGTGGTATGATCGAGGCTGAAGATAGATGGACATGAGAGTTCCATAATAGAGGGTGACAACAGTGAGGTGGGAGGTGCATGTAGAAAACACTGTACGTCTTCCTTGTGAAGAGTGGATCCTTAAAATGGTGGAGATGATGTAGAAATAGGAAACTAAAGTCAAGAGAAAAGAGCATAAAACAATGATTCCAGCTGCTACATACATTGCTATCTCATTGAGCCAAGGATCTCTGCAGGAAAGTCTTAAGAAAGCGGGTACTTCACAAAAGAAATGGTCCACATGATGCGTCCTGCAGAAGGGAAGTCTCCAGGTGATGTGCACTTGTATGGTGGAGTTCGTAAAACCAACAATCCATGGTATTAGGGCTAGgataatacagaaccttatgtTCATAATACTGCTATAGTGTAACGGTCTACAAATGGCTACAAACCGATCATAAGCCATGATGGCAAGTAAAACACATTCTGATACCCCAAGTATTAATGAGCAGAACATCTGGATCATACAGGCTTCAACTGAAATGCTCTTGTCTGAGGATAGAGTATTCATGAGTATAACAGGAACTATGGTTGAGGAGAAACAAATGTCAATGAAGGAGAGGTTACTCAGGAAGAAGTACATAGGGGTGTGTAATTTTGGGCTGATCTTCACTGTAATAAGAAGAAGACAATTTCCTGCCAAGGTAATAATATACATAATTAAAAATATGAGAAATCCTATAACCTGGATGTGGGGGGCAGTAGATAATCCAAGCAGGTAGAACAGACCCGGAAGTGTTTGGTTGGAGAACTCCATCGAAATTTCCTGAAACTTGAAAAAAGTTGGACATGGATTGTGGGAATCTCAGTTATTGGACCAATTATTGACTTATAGCAACAATTTTTAGTCACCATCTTGTAATGACAATGAACCTTaggtcatttaaccccttcccgacatttgacgtaatagtactgcatggcgggaggtgtgttCCCACATTTTACAGTACTATtagtcaagcttctggcgccggctcctgaacagcACTAAAGGCTATGTTTattagctgtatattatagccgacacccgcctctaacacctgcgatcgaagATTcctctgatcacgggtgttaagcATGTAAAGGGCATTTCACGGGAATTGGACCCCCCGCAGGGCTTaccggggtctgccagtgccccggggctgcgtggcttctagcaggacccggctgtaacacataGAGCATGCCCTGCCCCCAGCCAATACATAAACCACTCTACGGACAACTGCACAAAATCCCCCCACAGACATTGGGATTTTAAAGAAATTTAATTGCCAGAAAAGAAATTTTAACTACTAAAAACAACAAAAGTAAAATTTTACTGGACACTTGGAAATGGGATAGTCTCTTTGCCTAGGGCAATTTTCTGTGAGGAATTTTAACCCTGCCAGTGTCGATCTGGTCCTCGAAGTTCTGAGAAGTtctctagtatctgacacatagaaaaagagtgtGTGATTATGGGAATGCCAAattaatataggttttaatatgttttcatagattttaaaaaataaatccttttctaccaaaaaaatcttttaactttattaccaataacttttttatactttagcatACGCAGCTAtggaaggtgtcattttttgtgcagCTTGATGATGTttccattgataccattttggggactgtacaaccatttgatcactttttattacaatttttctgtcttgaataattgtttttatacattGATAGATCAGGTCTTTGGGACATGGAAATAccaaacatatttatgattttgcttacttttatatcagttctaagggtggggagttattttttttaatttttttactactttttagacccTCAAAGTTACTTTAaccatagggggtctgattgttcccaccatatactgcaatactacagaatTGCAACATGTGGAGTACTTTTTAAGGATCACTGTTAAGGAACAGTGTGAGTCTGGAATGTCCTAACAGATAGCCAGCACTGGCAGTCTTCGGGTCTTTCAGTGGAAACCGGGCTGCCATATAACACCATCGGAACCCCTccccctgatcactgctgtggTGGGTGATGAGTGACTGAAGGATCTCACTCCCTCGACAGCTCCTTAGTCACTGTGGTACATGTTTGACTGCAGCGTCTAAGGGGTCAAACACCTGGGATTGGGtcttttctagagatgagcgaacactaaaatgctcgggtactcgttattcgagacgaacttttcccgatgctcgagtgctcgtctcgaataacgaaccccattgaagtcaatgggagactcgagcatttttcaaggggaccaaggctctgcacagggaagcttggccaaacacctgggaacctcagaaaaggatggaaacaccacggaaatggacaggaaacagcaggggcagcatgcatggatgcctctgaggctgcttaatcgcaccattatgccgaaattatgggcaacagcatggccatgacagagtgacagaatgaagctagatagcatgtaaaacatccaataattgaccctgacactataggggacggcatgcagaggcagaggcagcggcagcaggctagagagtggcatggcgacataccctaattggactcaggcttcaaaccaatgggtgtcagagaggaaccaaaggaggtgagcaagaagcgctcaaataatatcggtacatgataaaagtttgccagtatattttgtggataacacagcagggtggcgacaaagttaacaactttgatgtgtaatccatgaaaacaacccaaatttctgcctgacacacctcgtttgataaagggacgatgtatggaggcagctatatggacgacttttggaggtagcaatggagacaacgtgtggaggctgctatggagacaatttaatttggatagtgcctgtatgtggcagtcccaaacatttttcaaaccagaggagcaggtaggtggccctccagtaaaatgga harbors:
- the LOC140070026 gene encoding olfactory receptor 2B6-like, producing the protein MEFSNQTLPGLFYLLGLSTAPHIQVIGFLIFLIMYIITLAGNCLLLITVKISPKLHTPMYFFLSNLSFIDICFSSTIVPVILMNTLSSDKSISVEACMIQMFCSLILGVSECVLLAIMAYDRFVAICRPLHYSSIMNIRFCIILALIPWIVGFTNSTIQVHITWRLPFCRTHHVDHFFCEVPAFLRLSCRDPWLNEIAMYVAAGIIVLCSFLLTLVSYFYIISTILRIHSSQGRRTVFSTCTSHLTVVTLYYGTLMSIYLQPRSYHSVEKDKIVSVLYTVVTPMLNPIIYSIRNKDVKNNITASVKKRMKLSKNIIQ